The following are from one region of the Candidatus Limnocylindrales bacterium genome:
- a CDS encoding methylmalonyl-CoA mutase family protein, with protein sequence MSSGNAARKFDPRPIRPKHSTISGMELNECYGASDVHGEIGEPGKYPFTRGVYPTMYRTKPWTMRQFAGFGSAADTNERFKYLLAHGGGGLSTAFDMPTLMGYDADHPRAEGEVGREGVAVSTIEDMETLFAGIRLDEVTTSMTVNCSASILLAMYLVVAERQGCDWKKLGGTIQNDMFKEFIAQKEWICPPEPALRIVTDMIEFCTREVPRWHPVSVSGYHIREAGATAVQELAFTLADGIGYVQAAVERGLDPDEFGPRISFFFNVHNDFLEEIAKIRAARRLWARIMRERFGAKTDRACLLRTHAQTSGVSLTAQQPLNNVVRVTVQALAAVLAGVQSLHTNSLDETLALPSQEAVTVALRTQQILAEESGVVNTVDPLGGSYAIEALTDRMEREAQEYIRRIDEMGGIVRAIEIGYPQAEIADAAYAFQQATDHGEYITVGVNGYTMEEARALEILKIDLSVERDQRAKVASFKARRDKAEVARRIQAVRDAAADGTNLMPPIVDAVRAGVTVGEISDVYREVFGVYQDPATI encoded by the coding sequence ATGAGTAGCGGCAACGCAGCGCGAAAGTTCGATCCCAGGCCGATCCGCCCCAAGCACTCGACCATCTCCGGCATGGAGCTGAACGAGTGCTACGGCGCCTCCGATGTGCACGGCGAGATCGGCGAGCCCGGCAAGTACCCCTTCACGCGCGGCGTCTATCCGACGATGTATCGCACCAAGCCCTGGACGATGCGTCAGTTCGCGGGCTTCGGCAGCGCCGCCGACACCAACGAACGCTTCAAGTACCTGCTCGCCCACGGCGGCGGTGGCCTCTCCACCGCCTTCGATATGCCGACGCTGATGGGCTACGACGCCGATCATCCCCGCGCCGAAGGCGAAGTGGGACGCGAGGGCGTTGCCGTCTCCACGATCGAAGACATGGAGACGCTTTTTGCCGGCATCCGTCTGGACGAGGTTACCACCTCGATGACGGTCAACTGTTCGGCCTCCATTCTTCTGGCGATGTATCTGGTGGTGGCCGAGCGTCAGGGCTGCGACTGGAAGAAGCTCGGCGGGACCATCCAGAACGACATGTTCAAGGAGTTCATCGCGCAGAAGGAGTGGATCTGCCCGCCCGAGCCGGCGCTGCGCATCGTCACCGACATGATCGAGTTCTGCACGCGCGAGGTGCCGCGCTGGCATCCGGTGTCGGTCAGCGGCTACCACATCCGCGAAGCCGGCGCGACGGCGGTGCAGGAACTGGCCTTCACGCTGGCCGACGGCATCGGCTACGTGCAGGCAGCCGTGGAGCGCGGCCTCGATCCCGACGAGTTCGGCCCACGCATCAGCTTCTTCTTCAACGTCCACAACGACTTCCTCGAGGAGATCGCCAAAATCCGCGCCGCTCGCCGCCTGTGGGCCCGCATCATGCGCGAGCGCTTCGGCGCCAAGACCGATCGCGCCTGCCTGCTGCGCACGCACGCGCAGACCTCGGGCGTTTCGCTGACCGCGCAGCAGCCGCTCAACAACGTCGTGAGAGTCACGGTACAGGCGCTGGCCGCCGTGCTGGCCGGCGTGCAGTCGCTGCACACGAACTCGCTCGACGAGACTCTGGCGCTGCCTTCGCAGGAGGCGGTGACGGTGGCGCTGCGCACGCAGCAGATCCTCGCCGAGGAAAGCGGCGTGGTGAACACCGTCGACCCGCTCGGCGGCAGCTACGCCATCGAGGCGCTGACCGACCGCATGGAGCGCGAGGCGCAGGAGTACATCCGGCGCATCGACGAGATGGGCGGCATCGTCCGCGCCATCGAGATCGGCTATCCGCAGGCGGAGATCGCCGATGCCGCCTATGCCTTCCAACAGGCCACCGACCACGGCGAATACATCACCGTCGGCGTCAACGGCTACACGATGGAGGAGGCTCGGGCCCTGGAGATCCTCAAGATCGACCTGTCCGTCGAGCGCGACCAGCGCGCCAAGGTCGCCTCTTTCAAGGCCCGTCGCGATAAGGCCGAGGTTGCCCGGCGCATCCAGGCGGTACGCGACGCAGCGGCGGACGGAACGAACCTGATGCCCCCCATCGTCGATGCGGTGCGGGCGGGCGTGACGGTCGGGGAGATCTCGGACGTCTACCGCGAGGTCTTCGGCGTCTACCAGGACCCCGCCACCATCTGA
- a CDS encoding adenylate/guanylate cyclase domain-containing protein codes for MLTLLAAIASAVAAASLWQLRRVAGRLEDLELRLRRSTTELETLENAFTRFAPHEIVERIIADGIATEAETKDITILFADLKDFTPMAEELEPSQLMVVLNGYFESMGQAIAANRGYLSKFIGDGLLALFGALEPNPWHTNDALHAALAMRAALTAYNERLREQGLPTLAMGMGIHRGPVVAGVLGTSSVKEYGVLGRNVNVASRVEDLTRVHGTDILVTEAVRIRCDPRFQLREMPPAEAKGIAEPVVTYCLTGFDPA; via the coding sequence GTGCTGACCCTCCTGGCGGCGATAGCATCGGCCGTCGCGGCAGCGTCGCTGTGGCAGCTTCGAAGAGTCGCCGGGCGCCTCGAGGATCTGGAGCTGCGCCTGCGGCGCTCGACGACCGAGCTGGAGACGCTCGAGAATGCCTTCACCCGCTTCGCTCCCCACGAGATCGTCGAGCGCATCATCGCCGACGGCATCGCCACCGAGGCCGAGACCAAGGACATCACCATCCTGTTCGCCGACCTCAAGGACTTCACGCCCATGGCCGAGGAGCTCGAGCCGTCGCAGTTGATGGTGGTGCTCAACGGCTATTTCGAAAGCATGGGGCAGGCCATTGCCGCCAACCGCGGCTACCTCTCCAAGTTCATCGGCGACGGGCTGCTGGCGCTGTTCGGAGCGCTCGAGCCCAACCCCTGGCACACCAACGACGCGCTTCACGCGGCGCTGGCGATGCGTGCGGCGCTGACGGCGTACAACGAGCGTCTTCGCGAACAGGGCCTGCCCACGCTGGCGATGGGCATGGGAATTCACCGCGGTCCGGTCGTGGCCGGCGTGCTCGGGACGTCCAGCGTCAAGGAGTACGGCGTGCTCGGCCGCAACGTCAACGTCGCCTCGCGCGTCGAGGATCTGACGCGCGTGCACGGCACCGACATCCTGGTCACCGAGGCGGTACGGATCCGCTGCGACCCGCGCTTCCAGCTGCGCGAGATGCCGCCGGCCGAGGCCAAGGGCATCGCCGAGCCCGTCGTCACCTATTGCCTGACAGGCTTCGATCCGGCCTGA
- the glpX gene encoding class II fructose-bisphosphatase, with translation MERNLALELVRVTEAAALAAARENGRGDEMAPERAAAQAISHAFTAVGAFQGEIVLGDAVHGVGDALITGTRLGSSGVEVEVAVDALEGATSCALGGPNAMCIMALADVGSFLRCPQGSYMDKIAVGPDGVGVVDLDLSPAENLRRLAEVRKCYVEDLTVVILDRPRHDALIEQVREAGARVRLIPHGDVAAAMATGKEDSGVDLLLGTGGATQGIVSAVAIKCLGGFMQCRFVPRGNTDRDELYRLGIKDASVKLDIEDMARGNVMLAATGVTDGAFLKGVKFTKGGAISNSVVMRSQSGTVRYLETHHRFEFKPSY, from the coding sequence ATGGAAAGAAACCTCGCTCTCGAGCTCGTCCGTGTCACCGAGGCCGCCGCCCTGGCGGCCGCGCGCGAAAACGGCCGCGGCGATGAGATGGCGCCCGAGCGCGCGGCGGCGCAGGCCATCTCGCATGCCTTCACGGCAGTGGGCGCATTCCAAGGCGAGATCGTGCTCGGCGATGCGGTGCATGGTGTGGGCGACGCGCTGATCACCGGCACGCGTCTGGGCTCCTCCGGCGTCGAGGTCGAAGTCGCCGTGGACGCGCTCGAAGGCGCGACGAGCTGCGCGCTCGGCGGGCCCAACGCGATGTGCATCATGGCGCTGGCCGACGTCGGCTCCTTCCTGCGCTGCCCGCAAGGCTCCTACATGGACAAGATCGCGGTGGGCCCCGACGGCGTCGGCGTGGTCGACCTGGATCTGTCGCCGGCCGAGAACCTCCGGCGCCTGGCCGAAGTGCGAAAGTGCTATGTCGAGGATCTGACGGTGGTGATCCTCGATCGGCCGCGACACGACGCGCTCATCGAGCAGGTTCGCGAAGCGGGCGCGCGCGTGCGGCTGATTCCGCACGGCGACGTCGCCGCCGCGATGGCAACCGGCAAGGAAGATTCGGGCGTGGATCTGCTTCTCGGCACCGGCGGCGCGACCCAGGGCATCGTCTCGGCCGTCGCCATCAAGTGCCTGGGCGGGTTCATGCAGTGCCGCTTCGTGCCGCGCGGCAACACCGACCGCGACGAGCTCTACCGGCTCGGCATCAAGGATGCCTCCGTCAAGCTCGACATCGAGGACATGGCCAGGGGCAACGTCATGCTGGCCGCCACCGGCGTCACCGACGGTGCGTTTCTGAAGGGCGTCAAGTTCACCAAGGGCGGCGCAATCAGCAACTCCGTGGTGATGCGCTCGCAGAGCGGAACGGTGCGCTACCTGGAGACGCACCACCGCTTCGAGTTCAAGCCGAGCTATTGA
- the thrC gene encoding threonine synthase, with the protein MSWPGLIEYYRDRLPVGDLAPVTLHEGNTPLIEVPRLAEHLGLKAQVFVKYEGLNPTCSFKDRGMTMAITMAVAEGATAVICASTGNTSASAAAYSARAGLDCFVIIPDGNIALGKLSQAVMHGAKVLAVQGNFDDAYRIVSGVAERRRVTVVNSINPFRLEGQKTAAFEICEALGRAPDYHVLPVGNAGNITAYWMGYTEYFDSGVTNGKPKMMGFQAAGAAPIVRGHPVGAPETVATAIRIGNPVSWKKAEAARDESGGVIDMVTDAEIMEAYRLLAASEGVFAEPASAASIAGLRKLADRGAIAAGAIVVCTLTGHGLKDPDSAIRSCPEPVRVPADLDTVLDVMGL; encoded by the coding sequence ATGAGCTGGCCAGGCCTGATCGAGTACTACCGCGACCGCCTGCCCGTGGGCGACCTTGCGCCGGTCACGCTGCACGAGGGCAACACGCCGCTCATCGAGGTCCCGCGCCTTGCCGAGCACCTGGGCCTGAAGGCGCAGGTATTCGTCAAGTACGAAGGCCTGAACCCGACCTGCTCCTTCAAGGACCGAGGCATGACCATGGCCATCACGATGGCTGTGGCCGAGGGCGCCACCGCCGTCATCTGCGCCTCCACGGGCAACACGTCGGCTTCGGCGGCCGCCTACTCGGCGCGCGCCGGCCTGGACTGCTTCGTCATCATCCCCGACGGCAACATCGCTCTCGGAAAGCTCAGCCAGGCTGTCATGCATGGCGCCAAAGTGCTTGCCGTCCAAGGCAATTTCGATGACGCGTATCGCATCGTCTCGGGCGTGGCCGAGCGCCGGCGCGTGACGGTGGTGAACTCCATCAACCCGTTTCGCCTCGAGGGGCAGAAAACGGCGGCATTCGAGATCTGCGAGGCGCTCGGACGCGCGCCCGACTACCATGTCCTGCCCGTAGGGAATGCCGGCAACATCACCGCGTATTGGATGGGTTACACCGAATACTTCGACTCGGGCGTGACCAATGGGAAGCCGAAAATGATGGGCTTTCAGGCAGCCGGCGCCGCGCCCATCGTCCGTGGCCATCCGGTGGGAGCGCCGGAGACGGTCGCCACCGCGATCCGTATCGGCAATCCCGTCTCCTGGAAGAAAGCCGAGGCGGCGCGCGACGAGTCCGGAGGCGTCATCGACATGGTTACCGATGCCGAGATCATGGAGGCGTACCGGCTCCTGGCGGCCAGCGAAGGCGTGTTCGCCGAGCCTGCCTCGGCCGCGTCCATCGCGGGGCTGCGAAAGCTCGCCGACAGGGGCGCCATCGCCGCCGGCGCCATCGTGGTCTGCACCCTTACCGGCCACGGCCTGAAAGATCCTGACAGCGCCATTCGATCCTGCCCCGAGCCCGTGCGTGTCCCGGCCGACCTGGACACAGTGCTGGACGTCATGGGACTGTAG
- the nth gene encoding endonuclease III produces the protein MAREAPPERKARARRIVRKLFAAHPDARCALDFGNPFELICATVLSAQCTDERVNKVTPELFRKYPSPKAMAAARPAELEKLIQSTGFYKAKTRSLLGLAGALHETHGGRVPRTMEELVELPGVGRKTANVVLGNAYDVPGIVVDTHVSRVSQRLELTANSDPVKIETDLMSLVPKKDWTRFSHAMIFHGRRICVARKPKCSECPLFADCPYPHKVPDTQRR, from the coding sequence GTGGCCAGGGAAGCTCCGCCGGAACGCAAGGCACGAGCGCGCCGCATCGTGCGCAAGCTCTTCGCCGCGCACCCCGATGCCAGGTGCGCCCTCGACTTCGGCAATCCCTTCGAGCTGATCTGCGCCACCGTGCTGTCGGCACAATGTACCGATGAGCGCGTCAACAAGGTCACGCCCGAGCTGTTCCGAAAGTATCCGAGCCCGAAGGCGATGGCGGCTGCGCGGCCTGCCGAGCTCGAGAAGCTCATCCAGTCCACCGGTTTCTACAAGGCCAAGACTCGTTCTCTTCTGGGCCTGGCAGGAGCCCTGCACGAGACCCATGGCGGCCGCGTGCCGCGGACGATGGAAGAGCTTGTCGAGCTGCCGGGCGTCGGCCGCAAGACCGCCAACGTCGTGCTCGGCAACGCCTATGACGTTCCCGGCATCGTCGTCGACACGCACGTCTCGCGCGTCTCGCAAAGGCTCGAGCTGACGGCCAACAGCGACCCGGTCAAGATCGAAACCGATCTGATGTCTCTGGTCCCGAAGAAGGACTGGACCCGGTTCTCTCATGCAATGATCTTCCACGGCCGCCGCATATGCGTGGCGCGAAAGCCCAAGTGCAGCGAATGCCCGCTGTTCGCGGATTGTCCGTATCCGCACAAGGTGCCGGACACGCAGCGCCGCTGA
- a CDS encoding chemotaxis protein CheB, with product MAGHDIIVIGSSAGGYRTLTRLMEELPADLPAAIFVVQHLTPDRDTRLASLLQKNTQLTVETARDGGDIARGTVYVAPPDHHLLVHGGRIRTVRGPRENLHRPAVDVLFRSAAWEFGTRVIGVVLTGNLDDGSAGLSAIKTCGGLTVVQDPADALFPSMPAHALAATEVDHCVPLARMPQLLSRLARQPAPARDGYPVPNRIKLETQFAMLERDMSAMDEIGKPSELACPSCHGTLCEVDGENRFRCHTGHAFSLQSLAHAQPEAVEEALFQAVRALQETISVAKRVALGGWEPERKARQEQKIAEMTEAADTLRALLVGAAGMGIDASQPTDASPSGGMPSDFADDAR from the coding sequence ATGGCCGGCCACGACATCATCGTCATCGGATCCTCGGCTGGCGGCTACCGCACGCTCACCCGGCTGATGGAAGAGCTGCCGGCGGACCTGCCGGCGGCGATCTTCGTGGTCCAGCATCTGACGCCCGATCGCGACACACGTCTGGCCTCGCTGCTGCAGAAGAACACGCAGCTGACCGTGGAGACCGCGCGCGACGGCGGCGACATCGCACGCGGAACCGTTTACGTGGCGCCTCCGGATCATCACCTTCTCGTGCACGGCGGGCGCATCCGCACCGTTCGCGGCCCCAGGGAGAATCTTCACCGACCGGCGGTGGACGTGCTGTTCCGATCGGCGGCCTGGGAGTTCGGCACCAGGGTGATCGGCGTCGTGCTGACCGGCAATCTCGATGACGGCTCGGCCGGCCTCTCTGCGATCAAGACGTGCGGCGGCTTGACCGTCGTGCAGGATCCCGCGGATGCTCTCTTTCCATCGATGCCGGCCCATGCCCTCGCGGCCACGGAGGTGGATCATTGCGTGCCGCTGGCGCGGATGCCGCAGCTGCTGTCGCGTCTGGCCCGCCAGCCGGCTCCCGCGCGGGATGGCTATCCGGTGCCGAACCGCATCAAGCTGGAAACGCAGTTTGCGATGTTGGAGCGCGACATGAGCGCGATGGACGAAATCGGAAAACCGTCGGAGCTCGCATGCCCGTCCTGCCACGGCACGCTGTGCGAGGTCGACGGCGAAAACCGCTTCCGCTGTCACACCGGCCACGCTTTCTCGCTGCAATCGCTGGCGCACGCGCAGCCAGAAGCAGTCGAGGAAGCGCTGTTCCAGGCCGTCCGTGCACTGCAGGAGACGATATCCGTGGCGAAACGCGTCGCCCTCGGCGGCTGGGAGCCCGAGCGCAAGGCGCGGCAGGAACAGAAGATCGCCGAGATGACCGAGGCTGCCGATACGCTGCGGGCGTTGCTGGTCGGTGCAGCGGGAATGGGCATCGACGCGTCGCAGCCGACGGACGCTTCGCCGTCTGGCGGAATGCCGTCCGATTTTGCCGACGACGCGCGCTGA
- a CDS encoding homoserine dehydrogenase produces MAKKEIGVGLIGFGTIGTGVVRVLRDNAASIKARLGVPLRLARIADLDIKTDRGVKVPREMLTTNARELIHDPAVDIVVELIGGLEPARTFQLEALQARKAVVTANKAVLSAHGVELATASERNGVGLGFEASVGGGIPVIRTLKEAVAGDRNLEVYGIVNGTCNFILTEMAAGAGEFADVLTRAQKMGLAEADPSYDVDGLDSLHKLVILTTLAFGKLIDPKQVHVEGIRTVSGIDMAYARDFGYTIKLLAVARQTDGGIEARVHPAMVPNSHLLSKVSGPFNAVCLRGSALGTSVYYGRGAGMMPTATAVVADLMDTARVLVAGGSPLVPPFGQPTGNLQKAKVVPMSRIEHEHYIRFQLSDKPGALAKITSILAKVGISIATVAQHEKPSQGAVPVVMRTHRTKEAALAKALAAIARLREVRARPAVIRVEEKLGEEG; encoded by the coding sequence ATGGCCAAGAAAGAGATCGGGGTAGGCCTCATCGGCTTCGGGACCATCGGCACGGGCGTCGTGCGGGTGCTGCGCGACAACGCTGCCAGCATCAAGGCCCGTCTCGGCGTGCCGCTGCGCCTGGCCAGGATCGCCGACCTCGACATCAAGACCGATCGCGGCGTCAAGGTGCCCAGGGAGATGCTGACGACCAACGCCCGCGAGCTGATCCACGATCCGGCCGTCGACATCGTCGTCGAGCTGATCGGAGGGCTGGAGCCGGCGCGGACTTTCCAGCTCGAAGCGCTGCAGGCGCGCAAGGCGGTGGTGACGGCCAACAAGGCCGTGCTTTCCGCGCACGGCGTCGAGCTCGCCACCGCCTCGGAGCGGAACGGGGTGGGGCTGGGGTTCGAGGCCAGCGTCGGCGGCGGCATCCCCGTCATCCGGACGCTCAAGGAAGCGGTGGCCGGCGACCGCAACCTCGAGGTCTACGGCATCGTCAACGGCACCTGCAACTTCATCCTGACCGAGATGGCCGCGGGCGCCGGCGAGTTCGCGGACGTGCTCACGCGCGCGCAGAAGATGGGCCTTGCCGAGGCCGATCCCAGCTACGACGTCGATGGCCTGGACTCGCTGCACAAGCTCGTGATCCTGACGACGCTGGCGTTCGGCAAGCTCATCGATCCCAAGCAGGTGCACGTCGAAGGCATTCGCACCGTCTCCGGCATCGACATGGCCTACGCGCGCGACTTCGGCTACACGATCAAGCTACTGGCGGTGGCCCGGCAGACCGACGGCGGCATCGAGGCGCGCGTCCATCCGGCCATGGTGCCCAACTCGCACCTGCTCTCGAAGGTCTCCGGTCCCTTCAACGCGGTGTGCCTGCGCGGCAGCGCGCTCGGCACGTCCGTCTACTACGGCCGCGGCGCAGGAATGATGCCCACGGCTACGGCCGTGGTCGCCGATCTCATGGACACCGCGCGCGTGCTGGTGGCCGGCGGCTCGCCGCTGGTGCCGCCGTTCGGGCAGCCCACCGGCAACCTGCAGAAGGCCAAGGTCGTGCCGATGAGCAGGATCGAGCACGAGCACTACATCCGCTTCCAGCTCAGCGACAAGCCCGGCGCGCTGGCCAAGATCACCTCGATTCTGGCCAAGGTCGGCATCAGCATCGCCACCGTGGCGCAGCACGAGAAGCCGAGTCAGGGCGCGGTGCCGGTGGTCATGCGCACGCACCGGACGAAGGAAGCGGCGCTGGCAAAGGCGTTGGCCGCCATCGCCCGGCTGCGCGAGGTGCGGGCCAGGCCGGCGGTGATCCGGGTGGAGGAGAAGCTGGGCGAGGAGGGTTGA
- the alaC gene encoding alanine transaminase, with protein MSRDFARIKRLPPYVFNVVGELKMAARRRGEDIIDLSMGNPDGATPRHIVEKATEALTKPANHRYSVSRGLYKLRLAACDWYRRKWGIELDADAEMICTMGAKEGLGHLVLTLVGPGDTVVCPSPTYPIHQYSVVIAGADLRHVPLLPGQDFFDSLVEAVRDAWPRPKLLILSFPANPTTAVVDLSFFERVVEFARDNDLMVIHDNAYAELVFDGYQAPSLLQVPGAKEVGVELYTLSKTYNMPGWRVGFVAGNAEMIAALARVKSYYDYGMFNPVQIAAIAALNGPQDCVAEIVATYRERRDSLIAGLARVGWEVPSPKATMFVWARIPDEFVKMGSLEFTKLVLAEAKVAVSPGIGFGPYGDEYVRFALIENPHRMRQAIRGLRRLFGGE; from the coding sequence ATGAGCCGCGATTTCGCGCGCATCAAGCGCCTGCCGCCGTACGTCTTCAACGTCGTCGGCGAGCTGAAGATGGCGGCGCGGCGGCGCGGCGAGGACATCATCGACCTGTCGATGGGCAATCCCGACGGCGCCACGCCGCGCCACATCGTCGAGAAGGCGACCGAGGCGCTGACCAAGCCGGCCAATCATCGCTACTCGGTATCGCGCGGTCTCTACAAGCTGCGTCTGGCCGCGTGCGACTGGTACCGCCGGAAGTGGGGCATCGAGCTGGATGCCGACGCCGAGATGATCTGCACGATGGGCGCCAAGGAAGGCCTTGGCCATCTCGTGCTGACGCTCGTCGGTCCCGGCGATACCGTCGTCTGCCCGTCGCCCACATATCCGATCCATCAGTATTCGGTCGTGATCGCCGGCGCCGATCTGCGCCACGTGCCGCTGCTGCCGGGGCAGGACTTCTTCGACAGCCTGGTGGAGGCGGTGCGCGATGCGTGGCCGCGGCCCAAGCTGCTGATCCTGAGCTTCCCCGCAAATCCGACCACGGCCGTGGTGGACCTGTCGTTCTTCGAAAGGGTGGTCGAGTTCGCCCGCGACAATGACCTCATGGTCATCCACGACAACGCGTATGCCGAGCTGGTGTTCGACGGCTACCAGGCGCCGAGCCTGCTGCAGGTGCCGGGAGCCAAGGAGGTCGGCGTGGAGCTGTACACGCTCTCCAAGACCTACAACATGCCCGGGTGGCGCGTCGGCTTCGTAGCGGGCAACGCCGAAATGATCGCTGCGCTGGCGCGAGTGAAGTCGTACTACGACTACGGAATGTTCAACCCCGTGCAGATCGCGGCCATCGCCGCGCTCAACGGCCCGCAGGACTGCGTCGCGGAGATCGTGGCCACGTATCGCGAGCGACGCGATTCGCTGATCGCCGGGCTGGCGCGCGTCGGATGGGAGGTGCCGAGTCCCAAGGCGACGATGTTCGTGTGGGCGCGCATTCCGGACGAATTCGTGAAGATGGGCTCGCTCGAGTTCACCAAGCTCGTGCTGGCCGAAGCCAAGGTGGCGGTGTCACCCGGAATCGGCTTCGGCCCGTATGGCGACGAGTACGTCCGTTTCGCGCTGATCGAGAATCCCCATCGCATGCGGCAGGCGATTCGCGGGCTGCGGCGGCTGTTCGGCGGCGAGTAG
- the lipA gene encoding lipoyl synthase, whose product MSASAHRLPPWVVSATPHLAASDSLKRQLRQGRLVTVCEEARCPNIGECFSSGTATFMLLGDTCTRRCQFCSVATGRPLPPDPDEPSRVAETAAALGLRYIVVTTVARDDLADEGAGQFAATITALHERIAGSQVEVLTADFNGRRELIEQVLAARPEVFGHNMETVRRLTPEVRGRAKYERSLEVLRIAAQAPRSDGCGVVKTGIMVGFGETRAEISETLRDIRATGCELLTIGQYLRPTREHRPVSRYLPPEEFDELACEARELGFSEVASGPLVRSSYRADRLYAASAGPQR is encoded by the coding sequence ATGTCGGCTTCCGCGCATCGTCTTCCACCATGGGTGGTCAGCGCAACGCCCCACCTGGCGGCCTCGGACTCGCTGAAGCGGCAGCTGCGCCAGGGCCGCCTCGTAACGGTGTGTGAGGAAGCCCGCTGTCCCAACATCGGCGAGTGCTTCTCCAGCGGCACCGCAACGTTCATGCTGCTCGGCGATACCTGCACGCGCCGCTGCCAGTTCTGCTCGGTCGCCACGGGCCGGCCGCTGCCGCCCGATCCCGACGAGCCCTCGCGAGTGGCGGAGACCGCGGCGGCGCTGGGCCTGCGCTACATTGTCGTGACCACCGTTGCCCGCGACGATCTGGCCGATGAAGGAGCAGGGCAGTTCGCGGCCACCATCACCGCTCTGCACGAGCGCATCGCCGGCTCGCAGGTCGAGGTGCTGACGGCCGATTTCAACGGGCGCCGCGAGCTGATCGAGCAGGTTCTTGCGGCTCGGCCTGAGGTCTTCGGGCACAACATGGAGACGGTTCGCCGTCTGACGCCCGAAGTCCGCGGGCGCGCGAAGTACGAGCGCTCGCTCGAGGTGCTGCGCATCGCGGCGCAGGCGCCGCGGTCCGACGGCTGCGGCGTGGTCAAGACCGGCATCATGGTGGGCTTCGGCGAAACGCGCGCCGAGATCAGCGAAACGCTCCGCGACATCCGCGCCACCGGCTGCGAGCTGCTGACCATCGGCCAGTATCTACGGCCGACGCGGGAGCATCGACCGGTCTCGCGCTATCTTCCGCCGGAGGAGTTCGACGAGCTGGCGTGCGAAGCACGCGAGCTCGGCTTTTCCGAAGTGGCCTCGGGGCCGCTGGTGCGCTCCTCCTATCGTGCCGACCGGCTCTACGCAGCCTCCGCGGGACCGCAGCGATGA
- a CDS encoding DUF4823 domain-containing protein, whose protein sequence is MRARSVAMVVVSLVAASCSSGGAVSPTTRRGPSAATASVAVFVPSYLVTQDGLAYDAGLILGARIVRALEPGVAAVELVEAPTEAAAMDRARRAGAELLCVASIEEWKDRDSTWAARLPDRLTLEIALRDVATGDLLRSASYKAQGRQQYLSGNPPLEEMLGDKFERLVRGLLRY, encoded by the coding sequence ATGCGCGCACGATCGGTTGCAATGGTCGTCGTCAGCCTCGTCGCCGCCTCCTGCAGCTCCGGCGGCGCCGTCTCGCCGACGACCAGGCGCGGGCCTTCCGCCGCGACTGCCTCGGTTGCTGTCTTCGTTCCGTCGTACCTGGTCACGCAGGACGGGCTTGCCTACGACGCCGGTCTCATCCTCGGCGCTCGCATCGTACGGGCGCTGGAGCCCGGCGTCGCCGCGGTCGAGCTCGTCGAGGCACCGACCGAGGCGGCTGCCATGGATCGCGCGCGCCGCGCGGGCGCCGAGCTCCTTTGTGTCGCCAGCATCGAGGAGTGGAAGGATCGGGACTCGACGTGGGCGGCCAGGCTGCCCGACCGGCTGACGCTCGAGATCGCGCTTCGCGATGTCGCCACCGGCGACCTCCTGCGCTCGGCATCGTACAAGGCACAGGGGCGTCAGCAGTACCTCAGCGGCAATCCGCCGCTCGAAGAGATGCTTGGCGACAAGTTCGAGCGCCTGGTGCGGGGACTGCTGCGCTACTGA